One genomic region from Athalia rosae chromosome 3, iyAthRosa1.1, whole genome shotgun sequence encodes:
- the LOC105687697 gene encoding uncharacterized protein LOC105687697, whose product MSGAPTRGTAAQRPRRLHHKRHRRAPEPVDPPDPDPDPDEPVKKRPKVNPIFLWASQQEQRIVEVRCEDYDKRNRIKLTKTAQGWRSIPRTTVIPTATPAVATTNNEGEKQKHHRHHHHHHHHHHHHHRRGIRRRTAENEDVQELDQERIVNQRLLLLQPRVVLRQLRPSELPSGTTEQEDPIDIILDATSASPAIAAMAADTPIADLPHSPNHLPTTEVSTKTHGKEWSTNIVSSEVEATNAAIGDAEATSSSRILDALRQKPGLSVSIAAKRATEETDVETPCIDDIGENSSSESTNDRSWQRSGPPSSGLLISIPTVNGEDKSNCLPDTLKSADRVPVPTLMSGLSISIPSYRYRPRMEEDLASSRRIDSESPEGLSCGLPTISKAETEDPDDSRSQSAVVQASPQPSGIPCSPAAGGRPASAYLERLLPSPPCSVSCSEDARNDLTLKGILASPSHLLRNLQNSDQLPSETNNNEYMENSLPTRSCRDLELDSSPDPACELRELLRTSGHLIPDPLLVPRDLLPALATAPATEIPQLLASRPELRLPQALGRPELLRDPDLLVISLAHLQHVLDHGEGPVAPGRDDRPRPKLSCKPIGTLMPAPIDLSSNRGRQNSQGSYPLLRVRTTGLLKQESEVTSTATSPEDSHLWHPLFSSQKRHQHPYHDLHHYNSQYDHPQLYHHRHHHHHHQQQQQQHGPNNIHDQLQQRQHQLRVLQQQQQQQQQIRNHHLHHHHHHHPQQQQQQQQQQQQQQQQQHQQQQNRAASWHRATTIAS is encoded by the exons ATGAGCGGGGCCCCGACCAGGGGCACGGCGGCGCAACGCCCGCGACGCCTGCACCACAAGCGACATCGTCGGGCCCCAGAACCGGTGGACCCTCCGGATCCAGATCCAGACCCCGACGAACCTGTGAAAAAGCGACCCAAGGTGAACCCCATTTTTCTATGGGCTTCCCAGCAGGAACAGAGAATAGTAGAGGTCCGGTGCGAGGATTACGATAAGAGAAATAGGATTAAACTCACCAAAACCGCACAAGGATGGCGGTCGATACCACGGACCACCGTCATCCCTACGGCAACACCAGCTGTTGCCACGACGAATAACGAGGGAGAGAAGCAGAagcatcatcgtcatcatcaccatcatcatcatcatcatcatcatcatcaccggCGTGGTATAAGGAGGCGGACCgctgaaaatgaagatgtgCAAGAACTGGATCAGGAGAGGATCGTGAACCAAAGACTGCTTCTTCTTCAGCCGAGAGTCGTTCTCCGGCAGTTGAGACCGTCCGAGTTACCTTCCGGTACAACTGAACAGGAAGACCCTATAGATATAATCCTGGATGCGACCAGTGCATCTCCAGCTATCGCAGCTATGGCTGCGGACACGCCAATCGCCGATTTACCCCACTCACCGAATCATCTGCCGACAACGGAAGTCTCCACGAAAACTCATGGCAAAGAATGGTCGACGAATATCGTCTCCTCGGAAGTGGAAGCTACGAATGCCGCCATCGGTGATGCGGAAGCTACTTCAAGCTCGAGAATTCTCGACGCACTCAGACAGAAACCAGGGCTTTCCGTCTCCATCGCTGCTAAAAGGGCTACGGAAGAGACCGATGTCGAAACCCCGTGCATCGACGACATCGGTGAGAATTCTTCTTCGGAATCTACCAATGATCGTTCTTGGCAACGATCGGGTCCTCCGTCTTCGGGTCTCCTGATATCCATCCCTACCGTAAACGGAGAAGACAAATCAAACTGTTTACCTGATACATTGAAGAGCGCAGATCGCGTTCCGGTTCCGACTCTAATGTCCGGCCTATCCATCAGCATCCCAAGCTATCGGTATCGACCAAGGATGGAGGAGGACCTCGCATCTTCGCGAAGGATAGACTCTGAATCTCCCGAGGGTTTGAGTTGCGGGTTACCGACCATTTCCAAGGCCGAGACGGAGGATCCGGACGATTCGAGGTCGCAAAGTGCGGTCGTTCAAGCGTCGCCACAACCAAGCGGTATTCCCTGCTCTCCAGCTGCCGGTGGAAGACCAGCTTCCGCGTATTTGGAACGACTTCTCCCTAGTCCCCCGTGTTCCGTTTCGTGTTCCGAAGATGCCAGGAATGATTTAACCCTAAAAGGAATTCTCGCCTCGCCCAGTCACCTCTTACGGAATCTTCAGAACTCCGATCAGCTTCCATCTGAAACCAACAACAATGAGTACATGGAAAATTCATTGCCGACGAGAAGCTGCAGGGACTTAGAACTCGACTCTTCACCTGATCCAGCTTGCGAACTCAGGGAACTTCTGAGGACATCCGGACACCTGATACCAGATCCCCTTCTGGTCCCCAGGGACCTTCTTCCCGCGCTGGCCACTGCTCCAGCCACCGAAATACCTCAACTTCTGGCGTCTCGACCTGAACTCAGACTCCCGCAGGCTCTCGGTAGGCCCGAACTCCTCAGGGACCCCGATCTCCTGGTCATATCGCTTGCCCATCTTCAACACGTCCTTGATCACGGGGAAGGTCCTGTCGCCCCCGGAAGAGATGACAGACCGAGGCCAAAGTTATCCTGCAAACCAATCGGTACCCTGATGCCCGCTCCGATTGATCTCTCCAGTAATCGAGGACGACAAAATTCCCAAGGTTCTTATCCGTTGCTAAGGGTACGAACCACAGGACTTTTGAAACAGGAATCAGAGGTCACGTCCACCGCCACATCACCCGAGGACTCCCACCTTTGGCACCCTCTGTTCAGCAG CCAGAAGAGGCATCAGCATCCGTACCACGATTTGCACCACTACAACAGCCAGTACGATCATCCTCAACTCTATCATCATCggcatcaccatcatcatcatcagcagcagcagcaacagcatgGTCCTAATAATATTCACGATCAGttgcagcaacggcagcatcAACTAAGGGTGctgcaacaacagcagcaacaacaacaacaaatccgaaatcatcatcttcatcatcatcatcatcatcacccacagcaacagcaacagcaacaacaacaacaacagcaacagcaacagcaacagcatcagcagcaacaAAATCGTGCTGCATCGTGGCACAGGGCGACGACGATTGCTTCATGA
- the LOC105687698 gene encoding G-protein coupled receptor Mth2-like isoform X2 — protein sequence MTRTGVLWSSFGSNVESIVSSYNSSWFIVGKCCPIGQILQPKNDGGPAQCEIPNTKVVFSPFFTKYNETGMILPPKTSAQFIAIVGNPCKYERYALEPEADSQDDYNLLANGSIYMQFDNVMLAPGRDYCMEFLPGRNLTAFICSSELRVVTADTRLAFYTVGLILSVPFLLATIISYSLTRQLRDVYGMSLCCYSGCLAVAFLSLAILQLGGHKLGEGSCIALGFVIQFAFVACFFWLNTMSIEMWQLVKQYGEIGAAIREGRPHHNRTFFYYSLWGWGFPAALIIVTIILDLSPTIPWTYVKRSGNEVPNCWFGFDKGALPWFYGPVGLLVFLKVVLFTITGFKIARTQRDLDLRRLARNELSDREDRCVFRELRLTYLLTLILFVIMAVNWSMELVSMLSSSELLAWSIFDLVNALQGILVFGLFVLRKPARTFVWLRIKKLTGTSPRESSADRINEMTLLPATNNGNDDVIFSPRRMNQ from the exons ATGACGCGTACAGGGGTGTTATGG AGTTCATTCGGTAGCAATGTCGAGTCTATCGTCTCTTCGTACAATTCGAGCTGGTTCATCGTCGGAAAATGTTGTCCGATTGGGCAGATCTTGCAACCCAAAAATGACGGAGGACCGGCACAGTGTGAAATTCCGAATACAAAGGTTGTcttttcgccatttttcaccAAATACAACGAAACCGGGATGATCCTACCGCCTAAAACTTCCGCGCAATTTATCGCCATTGTTGGTAATCCTTGCAAATATGAGAG ATATGCGTTGGAGCCAGAGGCAGACAGTCAAGATGATTACAACCTTCTAGCAAATGGTAGCATTTACATGCAGTTTGACAATGTAATGTTAGCACCCGGTCGAGACTATTGTATGGAATTTTTGCCTGGGAGAAATCTCACAGCTTTTATATGCTCCTCTG AATTGAGGGTGGTCACCGCAGATACGAGGCTAGCATTTTACACCGTGGGCCTCATTTTATCTGTACCATTTTTGCTGGCAACGATTATATCTTATTCGTTAACACGGCAGCTTCGTGATGTCTATGGGATGTCGCTCTGTTGCTACTCTGGATGTTTAGCAGTTGCGTTTCTATCCCTTGCCATTCTTCAACTAGGCGGTCATAAGCTTGGAGAGGGTTCATGTATAGCGTTGG GTTTTGTGATACAATTTGCGTTCGTCGCTTGTTTCTTTTGGCTTAACACAATGTCGATTGAAATGTGGCAGCTGGTGAAGCAGTATGGTGAAATAGGTGCTGCCATTAGAGAAGGCAGACCTCACCATAATCGCACATTCTTCTATTATTCGTTATGGGGATGGGGATTTCCGGCGGCCCTCATTATCGTTACAATTATTCTGGATTTGAGTCCGACTATACCGTGGACGTATGTAAAAAGATCCGGCAACGAGGTACCGAACTGCTGGTTTGGAT TTGACAAAGGAGCGCTTCCGTGGTTCTACGGACCTGTGGGTCTTCTAGTGTTCTTAAAAGTGGTGCTCTTCACAATAACTGGTTTCAAAATCGCCAGGACTCAGCGTGATCTGGACTTGAGACGTTTGGCTCGCAATGAGTTGTCAGATCGTGAAGATCGTTGTGTTTTCAGGGAGCTGAGGCTTACCTACCTCTTAACTCTCATCCTCTTCGTAATAATGGCAGTAAACTGGTCGATGGAACTTGTCTCAATGTTGTCTTCGAGCGAACTTTTGGCCTGGTCGATATTTGACCTTGTAAACGCTCTTCAGGGTATTTTAGTTTTCGGTTTGTTTGTCTTAAGAAAACCAGCGCGAACTTTCGTTTGGCtcaggataaaaaaattaactggAACCAGTCCGCGAGAATCCAGCGCGGATAGGATAAACGAAATGACATTACTTCCGGCAACCAACAACGGCAATGATGACGTTATTTTCTCACCCAGACGAATGAATCAGTAG
- the LOC105687698 gene encoding G-protein coupled receptor Mth2-like isoform X1: MFKFGTLIICASFILQTVSLTAVTEPVIKAVDLSSFGSNVESIVSSYNSSWFIVGKCCPIGQILQPKNDGGPAQCEIPNTKVVFSPFFTKYNETGMILPPKTSAQFIAIVGNPCKYERYALEPEADSQDDYNLLANGSIYMQFDNVMLAPGRDYCMEFLPGRNLTAFICSSELRVVTADTRLAFYTVGLILSVPFLLATIISYSLTRQLRDVYGMSLCCYSGCLAVAFLSLAILQLGGHKLGEGSCIALGFVIQFAFVACFFWLNTMSIEMWQLVKQYGEIGAAIREGRPHHNRTFFYYSLWGWGFPAALIIVTIILDLSPTIPWTYVKRSGNEVPNCWFGFDKGALPWFYGPVGLLVFLKVVLFTITGFKIARTQRDLDLRRLARNELSDREDRCVFRELRLTYLLTLILFVIMAVNWSMELVSMLSSSELLAWSIFDLVNALQGILVFGLFVLRKPARTFVWLRIKKLTGTSPRESSADRINEMTLLPATNNGNDDVIFSPRRMNQ, translated from the exons ATGTTTAAATTTGGAACTCTCATTATCTGCGCTTCCTTTATTCTACAGACTGTCTCATTGACGGCTGTAACGGAGCCTGTTATAAAAGCCGTCGATCTG AGTTCATTCGGTAGCAATGTCGAGTCTATCGTCTCTTCGTACAATTCGAGCTGGTTCATCGTCGGAAAATGTTGTCCGATTGGGCAGATCTTGCAACCCAAAAATGACGGAGGACCGGCACAGTGTGAAATTCCGAATACAAAGGTTGTcttttcgccatttttcaccAAATACAACGAAACCGGGATGATCCTACCGCCTAAAACTTCCGCGCAATTTATCGCCATTGTTGGTAATCCTTGCAAATATGAGAG ATATGCGTTGGAGCCAGAGGCAGACAGTCAAGATGATTACAACCTTCTAGCAAATGGTAGCATTTACATGCAGTTTGACAATGTAATGTTAGCACCCGGTCGAGACTATTGTATGGAATTTTTGCCTGGGAGAAATCTCACAGCTTTTATATGCTCCTCTG AATTGAGGGTGGTCACCGCAGATACGAGGCTAGCATTTTACACCGTGGGCCTCATTTTATCTGTACCATTTTTGCTGGCAACGATTATATCTTATTCGTTAACACGGCAGCTTCGTGATGTCTATGGGATGTCGCTCTGTTGCTACTCTGGATGTTTAGCAGTTGCGTTTCTATCCCTTGCCATTCTTCAACTAGGCGGTCATAAGCTTGGAGAGGGTTCATGTATAGCGTTGG GTTTTGTGATACAATTTGCGTTCGTCGCTTGTTTCTTTTGGCTTAACACAATGTCGATTGAAATGTGGCAGCTGGTGAAGCAGTATGGTGAAATAGGTGCTGCCATTAGAGAAGGCAGACCTCACCATAATCGCACATTCTTCTATTATTCGTTATGGGGATGGGGATTTCCGGCGGCCCTCATTATCGTTACAATTATTCTGGATTTGAGTCCGACTATACCGTGGACGTATGTAAAAAGATCCGGCAACGAGGTACCGAACTGCTGGTTTGGAT TTGACAAAGGAGCGCTTCCGTGGTTCTACGGACCTGTGGGTCTTCTAGTGTTCTTAAAAGTGGTGCTCTTCACAATAACTGGTTTCAAAATCGCCAGGACTCAGCGTGATCTGGACTTGAGACGTTTGGCTCGCAATGAGTTGTCAGATCGTGAAGATCGTTGTGTTTTCAGGGAGCTGAGGCTTACCTACCTCTTAACTCTCATCCTCTTCGTAATAATGGCAGTAAACTGGTCGATGGAACTTGTCTCAATGTTGTCTTCGAGCGAACTTTTGGCCTGGTCGATATTTGACCTTGTAAACGCTCTTCAGGGTATTTTAGTTTTCGGTTTGTTTGTCTTAAGAAAACCAGCGCGAACTTTCGTTTGGCtcaggataaaaaaattaactggAACCAGTCCGCGAGAATCCAGCGCGGATAGGATAAACGAAATGACATTACTTCCGGCAACCAACAACGGCAATGATGACGTTATTTTCTCACCCAGACGAATGAATCAGTAG
- the LOC105687698 gene encoding G-protein coupled receptor Mth2-like isoform X3: MILPPKTSAQFIAIVGNPCKYERYALEPEADSQDDYNLLANGSIYMQFDNVMLAPGRDYCMEFLPGRNLTAFICSSELRVVTADTRLAFYTVGLILSVPFLLATIISYSLTRQLRDVYGMSLCCYSGCLAVAFLSLAILQLGGHKLGEGSCIALGFVIQFAFVACFFWLNTMSIEMWQLVKQYGEIGAAIREGRPHHNRTFFYYSLWGWGFPAALIIVTIILDLSPTIPWTYVKRSGNEVPNCWFGFDKGALPWFYGPVGLLVFLKVVLFTITGFKIARTQRDLDLRRLARNELSDREDRCVFRELRLTYLLTLILFVIMAVNWSMELVSMLSSSELLAWSIFDLVNALQGILVFGLFVLRKPARTFVWLRIKKLTGTSPRESSADRINEMTLLPATNNGNDDVIFSPRRMNQ, translated from the exons ATGATCCTACCGCCTAAAACTTCCGCGCAATTTATCGCCATTGTTGGTAATCCTTGCAAATATGAGAG ATATGCGTTGGAGCCAGAGGCAGACAGTCAAGATGATTACAACCTTCTAGCAAATGGTAGCATTTACATGCAGTTTGACAATGTAATGTTAGCACCCGGTCGAGACTATTGTATGGAATTTTTGCCTGGGAGAAATCTCACAGCTTTTATATGCTCCTCTG AATTGAGGGTGGTCACCGCAGATACGAGGCTAGCATTTTACACCGTGGGCCTCATTTTATCTGTACCATTTTTGCTGGCAACGATTATATCTTATTCGTTAACACGGCAGCTTCGTGATGTCTATGGGATGTCGCTCTGTTGCTACTCTGGATGTTTAGCAGTTGCGTTTCTATCCCTTGCCATTCTTCAACTAGGCGGTCATAAGCTTGGAGAGGGTTCATGTATAGCGTTGG GTTTTGTGATACAATTTGCGTTCGTCGCTTGTTTCTTTTGGCTTAACACAATGTCGATTGAAATGTGGCAGCTGGTGAAGCAGTATGGTGAAATAGGTGCTGCCATTAGAGAAGGCAGACCTCACCATAATCGCACATTCTTCTATTATTCGTTATGGGGATGGGGATTTCCGGCGGCCCTCATTATCGTTACAATTATTCTGGATTTGAGTCCGACTATACCGTGGACGTATGTAAAAAGATCCGGCAACGAGGTACCGAACTGCTGGTTTGGAT TTGACAAAGGAGCGCTTCCGTGGTTCTACGGACCTGTGGGTCTTCTAGTGTTCTTAAAAGTGGTGCTCTTCACAATAACTGGTTTCAAAATCGCCAGGACTCAGCGTGATCTGGACTTGAGACGTTTGGCTCGCAATGAGTTGTCAGATCGTGAAGATCGTTGTGTTTTCAGGGAGCTGAGGCTTACCTACCTCTTAACTCTCATCCTCTTCGTAATAATGGCAGTAAACTGGTCGATGGAACTTGTCTCAATGTTGTCTTCGAGCGAACTTTTGGCCTGGTCGATATTTGACCTTGTAAACGCTCTTCAGGGTATTTTAGTTTTCGGTTTGTTTGTCTTAAGAAAACCAGCGCGAACTTTCGTTTGGCtcaggataaaaaaattaactggAACCAGTCCGCGAGAATCCAGCGCGGATAGGATAAACGAAATGACATTACTTCCGGCAACCAACAACGGCAATGATGACGTTATTTTCTCACCCAGACGAATGAATCAGTAG
- the LOC105687702 gene encoding inositol polyphosphate 5-phosphatase K has protein sequence MAEETKALRIYFVTWNVATKYPEQDLHQLLGISNSTFPDFYVIGLQEVKAQPQNMVMGMFTDDPWTKAFREILKDHAYVKVRTQRLQGLILNVFCKTQHLTHLRFIEAQLTRTGFGGMWGNKGAVSVRLNIYGVSICFVNSHLTPHDHLLAERVADYNTILKEHTFTTPDTASIFYHDYVFWIGDLNFRLNGEDLTAEDIDILVKKNQLDLLLDRDQLKVVMHSGEAFSELVESNITFPPTYKYEFASQQFDFKRRPSWTDRILYKVNSEVYEGIKLKADQTFYKSHPSYVQSDHKPVTGEFDIKVRLNYQDQNVTFQPVAEWFIDEENCVSYKLSGSLGPESGDWIGLFKHGFSSLDDYEVYEYVGRGRAAPPTESDSLTDRIYFSDSALQSPGMYQLVYVRQSGGTVGILGVSSPFPGYRRLRSNIT, from the exons ATGGCCGAAGAAACCAAGGCACTCAG AATCTACTTTGTGACATGGAATGTCGCCACAAAATATCCTGAACAGGACCTCCACCAACTCTTGGGCATCTCGAACTCAACCTTTCCAGATTTCTACGTAATTGG TTTGCAGGAAGTGAAAGCTCAACCCCAGAACATGGTGATGGGGATGTTCACTGACGATCCGTGGACAAAAGCATTTAG AGAGATACTAAAGGATCATGCTTACGTTAAGGTGCGCACTCAGAGGCTACAAGGTCTGATTCTCAATGTGTTTTGCAAAACGCAACATTTGACCCATCTGCGGTTCATCGAGGCTCAGTTGACTAGGACAGGATTTGGCGGCATGTGG GGTAACAAAGGAGCTGTCAGCGTAAGACTGAACATTTATGGAGTGAGCATCTGCTTTGTTAATTCTCACCTGACACCCCATGATCATCTGCTGGCAGAGAGGGTTGCAGACTACAACACGATTCTCAAAGAACATACCTTTACGACTCCAGATACAGCCAGTATTTTTTACCATGA CTATGTATTTTGGATAggagatttgaattttcgattgAATGGAGAAGACCTCACTGCGGAGGACATAGACatacttgtaaaaaaaaatcagttagATCTTCTTCTGGACAGGGACCAGTTAAAGGTAGTTATGCATAGTGGAGAAGCATTCAGCGAGTTAGTGGAAAGTAATATCACGTTTCCACCAACCTACAAATATGAATTTGCATCTCAGCAATTTGATTTCAA ACGCCGACCATCCTGGACCGATAGAATTCTGTACAAAGTTAATTCTGAAGTATACGAGGGGATTAAATTAAAAGCTGATCAAACGTTCTACAAAAGTCATCCTAGCTATGTGCAGTCAGACCACAAACCAGTAACAGGGGAGTTTGATATCAAG GTACGTCTGAACTACCAAGACCAGAATGTGACCTTCCAACCTGTAGCTGAATGGTTCATTGATGAGGAGAACTGTGTTTCATATAAATTATCTGGGAGTTTGGGACCCGAAAGTGGCGACTGGATTGGTTTATTCAAACACGGATTTTCCAGTCTTGATGATTATGAGGTCTACGAATACGTCGGCCGTG gcaGAGCCGCACCTCCTACAGAATCAGATTCACTGACTGATAGAATTTACTTCAGTGATTCTGCACTTCAATCACCAGGCATGTACCAACTCGTTTATGTTCGCCAAAGTGGAGGCACTGTTGGGATTTTAGGCGTGAGTTCACCATTCCCTGGGTATCGAAGACTCCGATCAAACATCACATGA
- the LOC105687700 gene encoding uncharacterized protein LOC105687700, giving the protein MKLSRMRMSPIFLTAACTSWLGASASASPSTRSQVELSTEYFLVPRVQDRPGLASVASVVSVPGPNRTISIFRGGQPARTHGPQSNPVQIPLLRQQPWALPLAALSAAAMIFMAGFEVFVLLKARAAVPSRRHLFLGQVLLLGLFLLAGLSAAPSLAPNPMSCGALRLVGLPAALVFAALLVKCVFLLSLNSGVYLPAPYQALVLVFAVLVQVAIVGQWFYGTPLSTVLDSGSASTADQPNSLHGAVILSPVSSTSSSILPVDHMTLHNCCGTPVGHLVASLGYASLLLVSVGGLAIRARGLRDNNGEAAFIGLAVGASLPVWVSGGVGALTAPEEDREAWLAYALLATSLLVFLLMFLPKGRQLAALGRENNAATARGDRDPRDDGLSSLPASGYSPSFFHFKPPNDTLESKMPCHQSTDRVALVSSGMPSCNACRCSTNPLYPEDVRGHVETFVLPPGMYLRPEDSGNLYTTLSANPNVFFQRAAHPGMMY; this is encoded by the exons ATGAAACTCTCCAGGATGAGGATGAGCCCGATATTCTTAACTGCCGCCTGCACCTCTTGGCTTGGCGCATCCGCCTCCGCTTCACCATCTACCAGAAGTCAAGTCGAGCTTTCGACCGAGTATTTTCTGGTCCCCAGAGTCCAGGATCGTCCTGGTCTCGCCAGCGTTGCGAGTGTCGTTAGCGTTCCGGGACCGAATCGGACGATATCAATCTTCAGAGGTGGACAACCGGCACGCACTCACGGACCGCAATCAAACCCTGTACAGATTCCCTTGTTGAGACAGCAGCCCTGGGCCCTTCCTCTTGCTGCTCTCAGTGCAGCTGCCATGATATTTATGGCAGGCTTCGAAGTCTTCGTTCTCTTGAAG GCCCGAGCAGCGGTACCGAGTAGAAGGCATTTATTCCTGGGGCAAGTTTTACTTTTGGGATTGTTTTTGCTGGCCGGACTTTCTGCGGCGCCTTCGCTGGCCCCAAATCCGATGTCCTGCGGTGCTTTGCGTCTTGTCGGACTTCCCGCGGCTCTCGTGTTCGCCGCACTTCTCGTCAAATgcgtttttctcctttccctGAATAGCGGCGTCTATTTGCCAGCACCATAtcag GCCCTGGTGCTCGTCTTCGCTGTTCTCGTCCAGGTCGCCATAGTTGGTCAGTGGTTTTATGGAACCCCGCTATCCACCGTTTTGGATTCCGGAAGCGCCAGCACCGCAGATCAGCCAAATAGTCTACATGGAGCGGTTATTCTGTCGCCTGTGTCATCGACGTCGTCATCTATTTTGCCAGTTGACCATATGACATTGCATAATTGTTGTGGTACTCCTGTGGGTCATTTAGTAGCATCTTTGGGGTACGCAAGCCTTCTTTTGGTCTCTGTAGGGGGTCTGGCGATCCGTGCAAGGGGTTTGAGAGACAATAATGGGGAGGCAGCCTTCATCGGACTTGCAGTTGGAGCGTCACTTCCGGTTTGGGTATCAGGAGGCGTTGGGGCGCTTACCGCTCCTGAAGAAGACCGTGAAGCATGGTTAGCTTATGCACTTCTTGCTACATcgcttctcgtttttctcctgATGTTTCTCCCGAAGGGGAGACAGTTAGCGGCTCTCGGGAGAGAAAATAACGCAGCTACAGCTCGTGGAGACAGAGACCCCAGGGATGATGGATTAAGTTCGCTGCCGGCCAGTGGCTATTctccatcattttttcacttcaaacCACCCAACGATACCTTGGAGTCCAAAATGCCCTGCCATCAGAGCACGG ATCGCGTGGCTTTGGTTTCATCAGGAATGCCAAGCTGCAACGCTTGTAGATGCAGCACGAATCCGTTGTATccagaag ATGTGCGAGGGCATGTTGAGACTTTCGTCCTACCGCCTGGAATGTACCTGAGACCGGAGGATTCTGGAAATTTGTATACAACGTTGTCGGCGAATCCTAACGTCTTCTTTCAACGAGCTGCACATCCGGGAATGATGTATTGA
- the LOC125499680 gene encoding trypsin-1-like — protein sequence MAIGATVVQVMIILLHSGITSAADGLRGQRIAGGVSTTLGEYPFVLSLGLTSWAGVYHLHYCAGSILTESWTITSAKCVEEFQELEPSIGDHYTFNAIVFYQVKIPFEFSASIQPVELWTSISDGTPSVDSNVVAVGWGQVSQTLIQPDTLKSAEFTIITGDACREVYSPWIEANITVYDDYQFCAVSTKRASAEEYVADVAEEEEESTFTGRHVSYRSACHGDEGGPLFLIDAGIPLCVGVVSWTYGCDSPEYPTVFVKISAYFDWIYESTGYWI from the exons atggCAATTGGTGCCACGGTTGTGCAGGTGATGATAATTCTTCTGCATTCTGGTATAACATCTGCAGCGGATGGCTTGCGAGGGCAAAGAATCGCCGGAGGAGTCTCGACGACCTTAGGGGAATACCCGTTCGTTTTGTCCTTGGGATTGACCTCATGGGCAGGCGTATATCATCTCCACTATTGTGCGGGATCTATCCTCACAGAGAGTTGGACTATTACATCAGCTAAATGCGTCGAAGA ATTTCAAGAATTGGAACCATCCATTGGGGATCATTATACCTTCAATGCAATTGTTTTTTATCAGGTGAAAATTCCCTTTGAATTCTCTGCATCGATTCAGCCGGTGGAATTGTGGACGTCAATTTCGGATGGAACACCCTCCGTAGATTCAAATGTGGTCGCCGTTGGTTGGGGGCAGGTTTCGCAGACTTTGATACAACCGGATACCCTCAAGAGCGCCGAGTTCACTATCATCACTGGTGACGCATGTCGTGAGGTGTATTCACCCTGGATCGAAGCGAATATAACCGTTTACGACGATTATCAATTTTGTGCTGTCTCAACTAAACGTGCTTCAGCTGAGGAATACGTTGCTGATGTagccgaagaagaagaggaatcaACTTTTACAGGGCGTCATGTATCATACAGGTCAGCCTGTCATGGAGACGAAGGCGGACCACTGTTCCTGATAGATGCAGGAATTCCATTATGCGTTGGAGTCGTTTCATGGACCTACGGATGTGATTCTCCTGAATATCCGACGGTTTTTGTCAAAATATCAGCTTACTTTGATTGGATCTACGAGAGTACGGGATACTGGATCTAA